The Neofelis nebulosa isolate mNeoNeb1 chromosome X, mNeoNeb1.pri, whole genome shotgun sequence genome has a segment encoding these proteins:
- the MED12 gene encoding mediator of RNA polymerase II transcription subunit 12 isoform X1 has translation MAAFGILSYEHRPLKRPRLGPPDVYPQDPKQKEDELTALNVKQGFNNQPAVSGDEHGSAKNVNFNPAKISSNFSSIIAEKLRCNTLPDTGRRKPQVNQKDNFWLVTARSQSAINTWFTDLAGTKPLTQLAKKVPIFSKKEEVFGYLAKYTVPVMRAAWLIKMTCAYYAAISETKVKKRHVIDPFMEWTQIITKYLWEQLQKMAEYYRPGPAGSGGCGSTIGPLPHDVEVAIRQWDYNEKLAMFMFQDGMLDRHEFLTWVLECFEKIRPGEDELLKLLLPLLLRYSGEFVQSAYLSRRLAYFCTRRLALQLDGVSSHSSHVMSAQSSSTLPTTPAPQPPTSSTPSTPFSDLLMCPQHRPLVFGLSCILQTILLCCPSALVWHYSLTDSRIKTGSPLDHLPIAPSNLPMPEGNSAFTQQVRAKLREIEQQIKERGQAVEVRWSFDKCQEATAGFTIGRVLHTLEVLDSHSFERSDFSNSLDSLCNRIFGLGPSKDGHEISSDDDAVVSLLCEWAVSCKRSGRHRAMVVAKLLEKRQAEIEAERCGESEAADEKGSIASGSLSAPSAPIFQDVLLQFLDTQAPMLTDPRSESERVEFFNLVLLFCELIRHDVFSHNMYTCTLISRGDLAFGAPGPRPPSPFDDPADDSERKEAEGSSSSKLEDPGLSESMDIDPSSSVLFEDMEKPDFSLFSPTMPCEGKGSPSPEKPDVEKEVKPPPKEKIEGTLGVLYDQPRHVQYATHFPIPQEESCSHECNQRLVVLFGVGKQRDDARHAIKKITKDILKVLNRKGTAETDQLAPIVPLNPGDLTFLGGEDGQKRRRNRPEAFPTAEDIFAKFQHLSHYDQHQVTAQVSRNVLEQITSFALGMSYHLPLVQHVQFIFDLMEYSLSISGLIDFAIQLLNELSVVEAELLLKSSDLVGSYTTSLCLCIVAVLRHYHACLILNQDQMAQVFEGLCGVVKHGMNRSDGSSAERCILAYLYDLYTSCSHLKSKFGELFSDFCSKVKNTIYCNVEPSESNMRWAPEFMIDTLENPAAHTFTYTGLGKSLSENPANRYSFVCNALMHVCVGHHDPDRVNDIAILCAELTGYCKSLSAEWLGVLKALCCSSNNGTCGFNDLLCNVDVSDLSFHDSLATFVAILIARQCLLLEDLIRCAAIPSLLNAACSEQDSEPGARLTCRILLHLFKTPQLNPCQSDGNKPTVGIRSSCDRHLLAASQNRIVDGAVFAVLKAVFVLGDAELKGSGFTVTGGTEELPEEEGGGGSGGRRQGGRNISVETASLDVYAKYVLRSICQQEWVGERCLKSLCEDSNDLQDPVLSSAQAQRLMQLICYPHRLLDNEDGENPQRQRIKRILQNLDQWTMRQSSLELQLMIKQTPNNEMNSLLENIAKATIEVFQQSAETGSSSGNTASNMPSSSKTKPVLSSLERSGVWLVAPLIAKLPTSVQGHVLKAAGEELEKGQHLGSSSRKERDRQKQKSMSLLSQQPFLSLVLTCLKGQDEQREGLLTSLYSQVHQIVNNWRDDQYLDDCKPKQLMHEALKLRLNLVGGMFDTVQRSTQQTTEWAVLLLEIIISGTVDMQSNNELFTTVLDMLSVLINGTLAADMSSISQGSMEENKRAYMNLVKKLRKELGERQSDSLEKVRQLLPLPKQTRDVITCEPQGSLIDTKGNKIAGFDSIFKKEGLQVSTKQKISPWDLFEGLKPSAPLSWGWFGTVRVDRRVARGEEQQRLLLYHTHLRPRPRAYYLEPLPLPPEDEEPPAPTLLEPEKKAPEPPKTDKPGAAPPSTEERKKKSTKGKKRSQPAAKTEDYGMGPGRSGPYGVTVPPDLLHHANPGSISHLSYRQGSIGLYTQNQPLPAGGPRVDPYRPVRLPMQKLSTRPPYPGVMPTAMTGVMGLEPSSYKTSVYRQQQPTVPQGQRLRQQLQAKIQSQGMLGQSSVHQMTPSSSYGLQTSQGYTPYVSHVGLQQHAGPAGTMVPPSYSSQPYQSTHPSTNPTLVDPTRHLQQRPSGYVHQQAPTYGHGLTSTQRFSHQTLQQTPMIGTMTPLGAQGVQAGVRSASILPEQQQQQQQQQQQQQQQQQQQQQQQQQQQYHIRQQQQQQILRQQQQQQQQQQQQQQQQQQQQQQQQQQQQQQQQQQAAPPQPQPQSQPQVAAGLRPLAQGQLPSSSARGFSRHSNSNRQQLWSGNSNNSSPIPSHSPVPTYLDATEPPGRTACALDVAPPFPLNYQSPSGASTSSGWGSSLRLHF, from the exons ATGGCGGCCTTCGGGATCTTGAGCTACGAACACCGGCCCCTGAAGCGGCCGCGGCTGGGGCCTCCCGATGTGTACCCTCAAGATCCCAAACAGAAGGAG GATGAACTGACGGCCTTGAATGTAAAACAAGGTTTCAATAACCAGCCTGCCGTCTCTGGGGATGAACATGGCAGTGCCAAGAACGTCAACTTCAATCCTGCCAAG ATCAGTTCCAACTTCAGCAGCATCATTGCAGAGAAGTTACGCTGTAACACTCTCCCCGACACTGGTCGCAGGAAGCCCCAAGTGAACCAAAAAGACAACTTCTGGCTGGTGACTGCGCGATCACAGAGTGCCATTAACACCTGGTTCACTGACCTGGCTGGCACCAAGCCACTCACACAACTAGCCAAAAAG GTCCCCATTTTCAGTAAAAAGGAAGAAGTGTTTGGGTACTTAGCCAAATACACAGTGCCTGTGATGAGGGCCGCCTGGCTCATTAAGATGACCTGTGCCTACTATGCAGCAATCAGTGAGACCAAGGTTAAGAAGAGACATGTCATTGACCCCTTCATGG AGTGGACTCAGATCATCACCAAGTACTTATGGGAGCAGCTGCAAAAGATGGCTGAATACTACCGGCCAGGGCCTGCAGGCAGTGGGGGCTGTGGTTCCACTATAGGGCCTTTGCCCCATGATGTAGAGGTGGCAATCCGGCAGTGGGACTACAACGAGAAGCTGGCCATGTTCATGTTTCAG GATGGAATGCTGGACAGACATGAGTTCCTGACCTGGGTACTTGAGTGTTTTGAGAAAATCCGCCCAGGAGAAGATGAGTTGCTTAAACTTCTGCTGCCCCTGCTGCTTCGA TACTCCGGGGAATTCGTTCAGTCTGCGTACCTCTCCCGCCGCCTTGCCTACTTCTGTACCCGGAGACTGGCCTTGCAACTGGACGGTGTGAGCAGTCACTCCTCCCACGTTATGTCTGCTCAGTCGTCAAGCACACTGCCCACCACTCCCGCTCCTCAGCCCCCAACTAGCAGCACACCCTCTACACCCTTTAGTGACCTGCTGATGTGCCCTCAGCACCGGCCCCTGGTTTTTGGCCTCAGCTGTATCCTTCAG ACCATCCTCCTGTGTTGTCCTAGTGCCTTGGTTTGGCACTACTCACTGACTGATAGCCGCATTAAGACTGGCTCACCACTTGACCACCTGCCTATTGCCCCCTCCAACCTGCCCATGCCAGAGGGCAACAGTGCCTTTACTCAGCAG GTCCGTGCAAAGTTGCGTGAGATTGAACAGCAGATCAAGGAGCGAGGACAGGCAGTTGAGGTTCGCTGGTCTTTTGATAAGTGCCAGGAAGCTACTGCAG GCTTCACCATTGGACGGGTGCTCCATACTTTGGAAGTGTTGGACAGCCATAGTTTTGAGCGCTCTGACTTCAGCAACTCTCTTGACTCCCTTTGCAACCGAATCTTTGGATTGGGACCTAGCAAGGATGGGCATGAG ATCTCTTCCGATGATGATGCTGTAGTATCATTACTGTGTGAGTGGGCTGTCAGCTGCAAGCGTTCTGGTCGGCATCGTGCTATGGTGGTCGCCAAGCTGCTGGAGAAGAGACAGGCTGAGATTGAGGCTGAG CGTTGTGGAGAATCAGAAGCTGCAGATGAGAAGGGTTCCATTGCCTCTGGCTCCCTTTCAGCTCCCAGTGCTCCCATTTTCCAGGATGTCCTCCTGCAGTTTCTGGATACCCAGGCTCCCATGCTGA CGGACCCCCGAAGTGAGAGTGAACGAGTGGAGTTCTTTAACTTGGTACTGCTGTTCTGTGAACTGATTCGACATGATGTTTTCTCCCACAACATGTATACCTGCACTCTCATCTCCCGAGGGGACCTTGCCTTTGGAGCCCCTGGTCCCCGGCCCCCCTCTCCCTTTGATGACCCCGCTGATGACTCTGAGCGCAAGGAGGCTGAGGGCAGCAGCAGTAGCAAGCTGGAG GACCCAGGGCTCTCGGAATCTATGGACATTGACCCTAGTTCCAGTGTGCTCTTTGAGGACATGGAGAAGCCTGATTTCTCA TTGTTCTCCCCTACTATGCCCTGTGAGGGGAAGGGCAGTCCGTCCCCTGAGAAGCCAGATGTTGAGAAGGAGGTGAAGCCCCCACCCAAGGAGAAGATAGAAGGGACCCTCGGGGTTCTTTATGACCAGCCGCGGCACGTGCAGTACGCCACACACTTTCCCATCCCCCAG GAGGAGTCATGCAGCCATGAGTGCAACCAGCGGTTGGTCGTACTGTTTGGGGTGGGAAAGCAGCGAGATGATGCCCGCCATGCCATCAAGAAAATAACCAAGGATATCCTGAAGGTTCTGAACCGCAAGGGGACAGCGGAAACTG ACCAGCTTGCTCCTATTGTGCCTCTGAATCCTGGAGACCTGACATTCTTAG GTGGGGAGGACGGGCAGAAGCGGAGGCGCAACCGGCCTGAAGCCTTCCCCACTGCTGAAGATATCTTTGCTAAGTTCCAGCACCTCTCACATTATGACCAACACCAGGTCACAGCTCAG GTCTCCCGGAATGTTCTGGAGCAGATCACGAGCTTTGCCCTTGGCATGTCATACCACTTGCCTCTGGTGCAGCATGTGCAGTTCATCTTTGACCTCATGGAATATTCACTCAGCATCAGTGGCCTCATCGACTTTGCCATTCag CTGCTGAATGAACTGAGCGTAGTTGAGGCCGAGCTGCTGCTCAAATCCTCGGATCTGGTGGGCAGCTACACTACCAGCCTGTGCCTGTGCATTGTGGCTGTCCTGCGGCACTATCATGCCTGCCTTATCCTCAACCAGGACCAGATGGCACAGGTCTTTGAGGG GCTGTGTGGTGTAGTGAAGCATGGGATGAACCGGTCAGATGGCTCCTCTGCAGAACGCTGTATCCTTGCTTATCTCTATGATCTGTACACCTCCTGTAGCCATTTAAAGAGCAAATTTGGGGAGCTCTTCAG CGACTTCTGCTCCAAGGTGAAGAACACTATCTACTGCAACGTGGAGCCATCAGAATCCAACATGCGCTGGGCGCCCGAGTTCATGATCGACACTCTGGAGAACCCTGCAGCTCACACCTTCACATACACAGGGCTAGGCAAGAGTCTTAGTGAGAACCCTGCTAACCGCTACAGCTTTGTCTGCAATGCCCTTATGCACGTCTGTGTGGGGCACCATGATCCCGATAG GGTGAATGACATCGCAATCCTGTGTGCGGAGCTGACCGGCTATTGCAAGTCACTGAGTGCCGAATGGCTAGGAGTTCTTAAGGCCCTGTGCTGCTCCTCTAACAATGGCACTTGTGGTTTCAACGACCTTCTCTGCAATGTGGAT GTCAGTGACCTGTCTTTTCACGACTCCCTGGCTACCTTTGTTGCCATCCTCATCGCTCGCCAGTGTTTGCTCCTCGAGGATCTGATTCGCTGTGCTGCCATCCCTTCACTCCTTAATGCTG ctTGCAGCGAACAGGACTCTGAGCCGGGGGCTCGGCTTACCTGCCGCATCCTCCTCCACCTTTTCAAGACACCTCAACTCAATCCTTGCCAGTCAGATGGGA ACAAGCCTACCGTAGGAATCCGGTCCTCCTGTGACCGCCACCTGCTGGCTGCCTCTCAGAACCGCATAGTGGATGGAGCTGTGTTTGCTGTTCTCAAGGCTGTGTTTGTACTTG GGGATGCGGAACTGAAGGGCTCAGGCTTCACTGTGACAGGAGGAACAGAAGAACttccagaggaggagggaggagggggcagtggcGGTCGGAGGCAGGGTGGCCGCAACATCTCTGTGGAGACAGCCAGTCTGGATGTCTATGCCAAGTACGTGCTACGCAGCATCTGCCAACAG GAATGGGTAGGAGAACGTTGCCTTAAATCACTGTGTGAAGACAGCAATGACCTACAAGACCCGGTGTTGAGTAGCGCCCAGGCTCAGCGCCTCATGCAGCTCATCTGCTACCCACATCGATTACTGGACAACGAGGATGGGGAAAACCCCCAGCGGCAACGCATTAAGCGTATTCTCCAG AACTTGGACCAGTGGACCATGCGCCAGTCTTCCTTGGAACTGCAGCTGATGATCAAGCAGACCCCTAACAAT GAGATGAACTCCCTCTTAGAGAACATCGCTAAGGCCACAATCGAGGTTTTCCAACAGTCGGCAGAGACAGGGTCGTCTTCTGGAAACACTGCAAGCAACATGCCTAGCAGCAGCAAGACCAAGCCTGTGCTCAG CTCTCTCGAGCGCTCCGGTGTATGGCTGGTGGCCCCCCTCATTGCCAAACTGCCCACCTCAGTCCAGGGGCATGTGTTAAAGGCTGCTGGGGAGGAATTGGAGAAGGGTCAGCATCTGGGGTCCTCTTCCCGCAAAGAACGCGATCGCCAAAAGCAGAAGAG cATGTCCCTGTTGAGCCAGCAGCCCTTCTTATCCCTGGTGCTGACATGTCTGAAAGGGCAAGATGAGCAGCGTGAGGGACTCCTCACCTCCCTCTACAGCCAGGTGCACCAG ATTGTGAATAATTGGCGAGATGACCAGTACTTGGATGACTGCAAACCAAAGCAGCTAATGCACGAGGCGCTCAAGCTGCGGCTCAACCTG GTGGGGGGCATGTTTGACACGGTGCAGCGCAGCACCCAGCAGACCACGGAGTGGGCTGTGCTGCTCCTGGAGATCATCATCAGCGGCACTGTCGACATGCAGTCCAACAA CGAGCTCTTCACCACTGTGTTGGACATGCTGAGCGTGCTCATCAATGGGACCCTGGCTGCGGACATGTCTAGCATCTCTCAAGGCAGCATGGAGGAAAACAAACGCGCCTACATGAACCTGGTGAAGAAGCTGCGG AAAGAGTTGGGGGAGCGTCAGTCGGACAGTCTGGAAAAAGTTCGCCAGCTGCTGCCACTGCCCAAGCAGACCCGAGATGTCATCACATGTGAGCCACAGGGCTCCCTTATTGACACCAAAGGCAACAAGATTGCCGGCTTCGATTCCATCTTCAAGAAGGAG GGTCTACAGGTTTCCACCAAACAAAAGATCTCTCCCTGGGATCTTTTTGAAGGCTTGAAGCCATCAGCACCACTCTCTTGGGGCTGGTTTGGAACAGTCCGGGTCGACCGGCGAGTGGCCCGAGGAGAGGAACAGCAGCGCTTGCTGCTCTACCACACGCATCTGAGGCCCCGGCCCCGTGCCTATTACCTGGAACCACTGCCACTGCCACCGGAAGATGAGGagccccctgctcccaccctgctCGAGCCTGAGAAAAAGGCTCCAGAACCCCCCAAAACTGACAAACCTGGGGCCGCTCCACCTAGTACCGAGGAACGCAAGAAGAAGTCCACCAAGGGCAAGAAACGCAGCCAGCCAGCCGCCAAGACAGAG GACTATGGAATGGGCCCAGGAAGGAGTGGCCCGTATGGTGTGACAGTGCCTCCAGACCTCCTGCACCATGCGAACCCTGGATCCATATCCCACCTTAGCTACAGGCAGGGCTCCATAGGCCTGTACACCCAGAACCAGCCGCTGCCGGCAG GTGGCCCTCGTGTGGACCCGTACCGCCCCGTGCGATTACCAATGCAGAAGCTGTCAACCCGACCACCTTACCCGGGAGTGATGCCCACGGCCATGACTGGAGTCATGGGACTAGAACCCTCCTCCTACAAGACATCTGTCTACCGACAGCAGCAGCCCACGGTGCCCCAAGGACAGCGCCTTCGCCAACAGCTCCAGGCAAAGATA cagAGTCAGGGGATGTTGGGACAGTCATCTGTCCATCAGATGACTCCCAGCTCTTCCTACGGTTTGCAGACCTCCCAG gGCTATACTCCTTATGTTTCTCATGTGGGATTGCAGCAACACGCAGGCCCCGCAGGTACCATGGTGCCCCCCAGCTACTCCAGCCAGCCTTATCAGAGCACCCACCCTTCTACCAATCCTACTCTTGTAGATCCTACTCGCCACCTGCAACAGCGGCCCAGTGGCTATGTGCACCAGCAGGCCCCAACCTACGGACATGGGCTGACCTCCACTCAAAG GTTTTCACACCAGACCCTGCAGCAGACACCCATGATAGGTACCATGACACCGCTGGGCGCGCAGGGCGTCCAGGCCGGCGTTCGATCGGCTTCCATCCTGCctgagcagcagcagcaacagcagcagcagcagcagcagcaacagcaacagcagcagcagcagcagcagcagcagcagcagcagcagtaccACAtccggcagcagcagcagcagcagatcCTACGG cagcagcagcaacagcagcagcagcagcagcagcagcagcagcagcaacagcagcagcagcaacagcagcagcaacagcaacaacagcagcagcagcagcaggcggcccctccccagccccagccccagtcccagccccagGTAGCTGCTGGACTACGACCCCTGGCTCAGGGACAGCTGCCCAG TTCCAGCGC